A DNA window from Ignavibacteriales bacterium contains the following coding sequences:
- a CDS encoding efflux RND transporter permease subunit, whose protein sequence is MIEKIIEYSARNKFVIILIYSILIGWGIWSVYNTPVDAIPDLSDNQVIVFTSWMGRSPKIMEDQITYPLVSNLQGLPKVKAVRAQSMFGMSFIYIIFEDNVDIYWARSRVLEKLNYASSFLPSGVIPTLGPDGTGVGHVYWYTVEGKDYDLAELRAIQDWYIRYQLNSVPGVAEVASVGGFVKQYQVDLDPNKLVAYDVNFNSIVDAIKNTNRDVGGKIIESNSLQMFVRGQGYVKSVKEIERIPIGTGKDGVPIYIKNVGTVQLGNDFRLGMMDKNGQGEVVGGIIVMRYGENAKDVIERVKEKIVEVQKGLPKGVEIKTAYDRSDLIERSINTLRSALIEEALIVSLVVMVFIFHFRSALRILIELPVSVLMAFILMKQFGITSNIMSLGGLAIAIGVLVDSSIVLVENAYRNIAHAQHEGGVIDYTEISIRSAQQVGRAIFFSLAIIVVSFLPVFLLEGQEGKLFHPLAFTKTFALAASAIISITLVPMLMTMLMRGKFKPEEKNPISRFVMKIYEPILKRALKFRKTTLALNLLALLITIPMILSIGSEFMPPLDEGSLLFMPVTLPNVSITEAKRILQVQDKIIADFPEVDQVLGKVGRAETSTDPAPISMIESIILLKPKSQWRKGMTKDDIISQLDQKLQIPGVRNGWTQPIINRINMLSTGVRTDLGVKVFGDDLDTLERLAIEAENILKTVPGAADLYAERVIGGEFLDINVKPEAVARYGINVGDVLNVIETAIGGENISTTVEGRRRFPIRVRFAKDYRDNIDALKRLLVPVPRMSSSSMESSQPIGSSSGGMGSMNTSSLFAKPIVNSQLSIDNSKFTFIPLAQLADIKQSPGPPMINSENSLLRSIVFLNVRGRDMGGFVNDAKVALDKNLKLPPGYYVSWSGQYENQIRAKKRLEIVLPIVFSIIFIMLYFTFKSALEASMVMLSVPFALIGGVYLIYFLGYNFSVAVWVGFIALYGVAVETGVVMVIYLHEALNKYLQKGTITNADITQATLEGAVLRLRPKLMTVATNLIGLLPIMWSTGTGSDVMKPIAAPMIGGIITSAIHVLFVTPVIFSMMKEAALKRGTLKMSEMKH, encoded by the coding sequence ATGATAGAAAAAATAATTGAGTACTCGGCACGAAATAAATTTGTTATCATCCTTATTTATTCCATCCTAATCGGATGGGGTATCTGGTCGGTGTATAACACACCAGTTGATGCGATTCCAGATCTTTCAGATAATCAGGTTATTGTGTTCACATCGTGGATGGGACGATCACCAAAAATTATGGAGGATCAAATTACTTATCCTCTGGTGAGCAACCTTCAGGGACTTCCGAAAGTCAAAGCAGTTCGGGCGCAATCAATGTTCGGTATGTCGTTCATCTACATCATCTTCGAAGACAACGTCGATATTTATTGGGCACGAAGCCGCGTGCTTGAGAAACTCAATTATGCCTCCTCTTTCCTTCCGTCCGGTGTCATCCCAACGCTTGGTCCTGATGGAACAGGAGTCGGTCACGTTTACTGGTACACAGTTGAGGGAAAAGATTATGATCTTGCCGAACTTCGTGCAATTCAAGATTGGTATATCCGCTACCAACTTAACTCTGTTCCCGGTGTTGCAGAAGTTGCAAGTGTCGGTGGCTTTGTAAAGCAATATCAGGTTGATCTCGACCCAAACAAGCTTGTAGCTTACGATGTAAACTTTAATTCGATTGTCGATGCAATTAAAAACACTAACCGTGATGTAGGTGGGAAGATTATCGAATCGAATTCTCTTCAGATGTTCGTTCGCGGACAAGGATATGTCAAATCAGTGAAAGAGATTGAAAGAATTCCGATAGGCACCGGCAAAGATGGTGTTCCGATTTATATAAAAAATGTTGGGACAGTCCAGCTTGGTAACGACTTCCGGCTTGGAATGATGGACAAAAACGGACAAGGTGAGGTTGTCGGCGGTATTATCGTAATGCGTTATGGCGAGAATGCAAAAGATGTAATTGAGCGGGTGAAGGAAAAAATCGTCGAGGTTCAAAAAGGATTGCCAAAAGGTGTTGAAATAAAAACAGCATACGACCGCTCCGATTTAATTGAACGATCTATTAACACTTTACGAAGCGCTCTTATTGAAGAAGCGCTTATTGTGAGTCTCGTTGTTATGGTTTTCATCTTCCACTTCAGAAGTGCACTTCGCATTTTAATTGAGTTACCTGTTTCGGTGCTGATGGCATTCATCCTGATGAAACAGTTTGGTATAACATCAAACATCATGAGTCTAGGAGGATTAGCTATTGCGATTGGCGTGCTGGTAGATTCATCGATTGTGCTTGTGGAAAATGCTTATCGCAACATCGCACACGCACAACATGAAGGCGGCGTCATTGATTATACAGAAATCTCTATCCGTTCCGCTCAACAGGTTGGCAGGGCAATATTTTTCTCGCTTGCAATCATCGTTGTTTCATTCCTTCCTGTATTTTTATTGGAAGGACAAGAGGGTAAACTCTTCCACCCTCTCGCATTCACAAAAACATTTGCGCTTGCTGCATCGGCGATTATCTCGATTACACTTGTGCCGATGCTGATGACGATGTTGATGCGCGGAAAATTCAAACCTGAAGAAAAGAATCCTATCTCACGCTTTGTAATGAAGATATATGAACCGATTCTCAAGAGAGCGTTAAAATTTCGTAAGACAACGCTTGCGCTCAACTTGTTAGCTCTTTTAATTACGATCCCGATGATTCTCAGCATCGGTTCTGAATTCATGCCTCCGCTTGATGAAGGAAGTTTGCTCTTTATGCCGGTAACTCTGCCGAATGTTTCAATCACCGAAGCGAAAAGAATTCTTCAGGTTCAGGATAAAATTATTGCTGACTTTCCAGAAGTTGATCAAGTTCTCGGAAAAGTTGGACGTGCTGAAACTTCAACCGATCCCGCTCCAATCAGCATGATTGAGTCAATTATTCTCCTCAAACCAAAATCTCAATGGCGAAAAGGAATGACGAAGGATGATATTATTTCTCAGCTTGATCAGAAATTACAAATCCCCGGAGTTCGAAACGGATGGACACAGCCGATCATCAACCGCATAAACATGCTTTCGACAGGCGTAAGAACCGATTTAGGTGTGAAAGTTTTCGGTGATGATCTTGACACTCTCGAAAGATTGGCTATTGAAGCCGAGAACATTTTAAAAACTGTCCCTGGCGCGGCTGATCTTTACGCAGAGAGAGTTATTGGCGGAGAATTTCTAGACATTAATGTTAAACCCGAGGCAGTTGCACGATATGGCATCAATGTTGGAGATGTTTTAAATGTAATTGAAACTGCAATAGGCGGAGAAAATATTTCAACAACAGTTGAAGGCAGACGCCGCTTCCCAATCCGTGTCCGCTTTGCAAAAGATTATCGCGATAATATCGATGCACTAAAGCGATTGCTTGTACCTGTTCCTCGGATGAGTAGCTCATCAATGGAATCTTCACAACCAATAGGATCTTCGTCAGGTGGTATGGGTTCGATGAATACATCTTCCTTATTTGCGAAGCCAATTGTCAATTCACAATTATCAATTGACAATTCCAAATTTACCTTTATACCGTTAGCACAATTAGCAGATATCAAACAATCTCCCGGTCCACCGATGATCAACAGTGAAAATAGTCTCCTCCGCTCTATTGTGTTTCTTAATGTACGTGGAAGAGATATGGGTGGATTTGTTAACGACGCTAAAGTTGCTCTCGACAAAAATCTAAAACTCCCTCCAGGATATTATGTATCATGGAGCGGTCAATATGAAAATCAAATCAGAGCAAAGAAGCGGTTGGAAATTGTTTTGCCAATTGTATTCTCTATAATTTTTATAATGCTTTATTTTACATTCAAATCAGCCCTCGAAGCATCGATGGTAATGCTCTCAGTTCCGTTTGCACTGATAGGTGGAGTATATCTGATTTATTTTTTAGGATACAACTTCAGTGTTGCTGTTTGGGTTGGATTCATTGCCTTGTATGGTGTAGCTGTAGAGACTGGCGTTGTTATGGTGATTTATCTCCACGAAGCACTTAACAAATATTTGCAAAAAGGAACAATCACAAATGCGGATATCACTCAGGCAACTCTCGAAGGTGCAGTTCTTCGACTCCGCCCAAAACTAATGACTGTCGCAACTAATCTGATTGGCTTATTGCCGATTATGTGGAGCACCGGCACCGGTTCTGATGTTATGAAACCAATTGCTGCACCAATGATTGGCGGGATTATTACTTCGGCAATTCACGTCCTATTTGTAACTCCGGTAATCTTTTCTATGATGAAAGAAGCGGCATTGAAGCGAGGTACATTGAAGATGAGTGAGATGAAACATTAA
- a CDS encoding TolC family protein, with product MLRLFIQMGLLFLLSWITSFSQIVEQLSIHDAISIALKNNPQSISSLNQIDAERGRFWRGVSPSSPSVAVNYQYIPKGNSIKQFGERTVEISQSLEFPTNILFRGMQLSSKVTIAEAEYSSTSIAITSRVKIAYYDVLAKQKKIELAEENLAIADDFARKAEIRYNVGEATNLERLTANVQRTQARNGLDVAENDLKISLGELYYTLGRGKEAQPNEIILTDSLIYQPIKETLEQLTERAFAINPQIKAASGRVSVASMDRTLAWSSFLPNLNASYYRQTVDGNSDFYGVSFGISLPLWFLFDQRGQIQEASANLNIAESDLRSLNNFISVNVKNAFLDMKNDERQIILHQTNILPQAEEVYRTALASYEAGEITYIEFLQARQTLISSRNEYVEELSRYSTSLAKLEFAVGASINQ from the coding sequence TTGTTACGTTTATTTATTCAAATGGGACTGTTATTTCTATTAAGCTGGATTACTTCATTCTCCCAGATTGTGGAACAACTCTCCATTCACGATGCAATCTCTATTGCACTAAAAAATAATCCACAATCAATCTCTTCATTAAATCAAATTGATGCTGAGCGAGGACGATTTTGGCGGGGTGTTTCACCGTCGTCTCCTTCCGTCGCGGTCAACTATCAATACATTCCAAAAGGAAACAGTATAAAACAATTCGGAGAACGAACGGTAGAAATAAGTCAATCGTTGGAATTTCCTACAAATATTTTATTTCGTGGTATGCAATTATCTTCCAAAGTTACGATTGCTGAGGCAGAATATTCTTCGACCTCAATTGCAATTACGTCACGAGTCAAGATTGCATATTACGACGTGCTCGCCAAACAGAAAAAAATAGAACTTGCCGAAGAAAATCTTGCTATTGCCGACGACTTCGCTCGCAAAGCGGAAATCCGTTATAACGTCGGTGAAGCCACAAACCTGGAACGATTGACTGCTAATGTGCAACGCACACAGGCACGAAACGGTTTAGATGTGGCTGAGAATGATCTTAAAATTTCCCTCGGTGAATTGTACTACACACTCGGACGTGGAAAGGAAGCTCAACCGAATGAAATCATTCTAACAGATAGTTTAATCTATCAACCGATCAAAGAGACATTGGAGCAATTAACAGAAAGGGCTTTTGCCATTAATCCACAAATTAAGGCAGCATCCGGCAGAGTATCAGTTGCTTCAATGGATCGAACTTTGGCATGGTCGAGTTTTCTGCCAAACCTGAACGCATCTTATTATCGTCAGACTGTAGATGGTAACTCGGATTTCTACGGTGTGTCTTTTGGAATTTCCCTGCCTCTCTGGTTTTTATTCGATCAGCGTGGTCAGATTCAGGAAGCATCGGCAAACTTAAATATTGCTGAATCTGATTTACGATCTCTAAATAATTTCATTAGTGTGAATGTAAAAAACGCATTTTTAGATATGAAAAACGATGAGCGGCAAATCATACTGCATCAGACAAATATTCTTCCTCAGGCAGAAGAAGTGTACCGTACCGCTCTTGCAAGTTATGAAGCAGGCGAAATCACTTACATAGAATTTTTACAAGCCCGACAAACACTAATTTCATCGCGGAACGAATATGTTGAAGAACTGTCTCGCTACAGCACATCGCTGGCGAAGTTAGAATTTGCCGTCGGCGCTTCAATCAATCAATAA
- a CDS encoding efflux RND transporter periplasmic adaptor subunit, translated as MNSRIYFPILVLIIGSLMAPGCGDKSKDDNTTEQHETEHEVVTLAKKSASDIGLTLFTAKMIPLTGVLTAPAKVLPNQDLEAQVGSLMQGRVHQVFVQVGDYVKAGQTLLTVEGLDVGTIKAGFLKAKATLDYEKTNYERQKKLFDEKIGSQKALLESQAEYEKALAEYKAEDKRIHSVGLSDEDVTNEKIGEEHTSGTLPIKSHIDGIVVERNVVIGQFVDATTNAFKVINTNSVWVDGQIYEKDLAKISQKTNAVFTTTTFPNEKFNGRIIYIGQTVDEQSRTITVRVEFSNPNNKLKPQMFGELRIPIGAKAEAIMIPDEAVVKETGQEYVFVQTSDTTFEKRNVITGTIADTKIEIKNGLKEGETVASKGVFYLKSELKKDELTGDEH; from the coding sequence ATGAATTCAAGAATTTATTTCCCAATTTTAGTATTAATCATCGGTAGTCTCATGGCGCCCGGTTGCGGCGACAAATCTAAAGATGATAACACAACAGAACAACATGAAACGGAACATGAGGTCGTCACTTTAGCAAAAAAGAGCGCATCCGATATTGGTCTCACTCTTTTTACCGCAAAGATGATTCCATTAACAGGAGTATTAACCGCTCCAGCTAAAGTTTTACCAAATCAGGATCTTGAAGCACAGGTCGGTTCACTGATGCAAGGAAGAGTGCATCAAGTATTTGTGCAAGTCGGCGATTATGTAAAAGCAGGGCAAACTTTATTGACGGTTGAAGGTCTCGACGTCGGCACGATTAAAGCCGGATTCTTAAAAGCAAAGGCAACTCTCGATTATGAAAAAACAAATTATGAAAGACAGAAGAAATTATTCGATGAAAAAATAGGATCGCAAAAAGCTTTATTAGAAAGCCAAGCTGAATATGAAAAGGCGCTCGCGGAATACAAGGCGGAAGATAAAAGAATTCACTCAGTCGGTCTTAGTGATGAAGACGTAACAAATGAAAAGATCGGCGAAGAACATACTTCCGGCACATTGCCTATTAAATCGCACATTGACGGCATTGTTGTTGAAAGAAATGTTGTTATCGGGCAATTTGTCGACGCGACAACAAACGCTTTCAAAGTAATCAACACAAATTCTGTTTGGGTAGATGGACAAATTTATGAAAAGGATTTAGCAAAGATAAGCCAAAAAACAAATGCTGTATTCACTACGACAACTTTTCCGAACGAGAAATTTAACGGACGGATAATATACATTGGTCAAACGGTTGACGAGCAGTCAAGAACAATTACCGTACGCGTGGAGTTCAGCAATCCAAACAATAAACTGAAACCGCAAATGTTCGGTGAATTGAGAATCCCAATCGGTGCGAAGGCAGAAGCAATAATGATCCCGGATGAAGCTGTGGTGAAAGAAACCGGACAGGAATATGTGTTCGTTCAAACGAGCGATACAACCTTTGAGAAAAGAAATGTCATCACCGGAACGATTGCTGATACTAAGATAGAAATCAAGAATGGATTAAAAGAAGGTGAAACAGTCGCATCCAAAGGTGTGTTTTATTTAAAGAGCGAACTGAAAAAAGATGAATTAACAGGAGATGAACACTGA
- a CDS encoding efflux RND transporter permease subunit, producing the protein MLEKIISLTLNQKGTIIFLSLLIVAFGLYSYLTLPIDAFPDVTNIQVEVVSHADGLSAIEIERNVTYPIEMAMRGLPDVEQMRSVTKFGLSIVTIIFKDDVDIYFARQLVFERLAEARENVPKGVEVALGPMATVMGEIYQYTLEGEMPKDSLQKISYLTNLRTIQEWIITPQFKNVAGVNEINSFGGYFKQYQVIVSPEKLLKYAITADEVYSAIENNNQNVGGNILERNSDQYIVRGVGLIKDVSDIENIVLKSHEGTPTYIRDVAQVQIGEAVRMGAAMINGNNECVGGIVMMLRGENSREVVKRVEDKVREINENNILPDGIKIVPYYDRSDIVNASVNTVNKALIEGAILVLIVLYLLLRSFRGSFVVLIALPLSLLVTFIVMRIVGLSANLMSLGGLAISIGMIIDATIIQVENVQRHLSDGGNKHPKLLTVLRAVLEVRKPSIFGELIIAITFIPILSLEGIEGKMFGPLAETVAIALLSSLFLSIFVIPVLCAIFLKPQQEKESIIMKYATKYYLPLLEYTMKKKMLILTISGLFLIATLFLFTRLGTEFIPIMDEGAFDMDVALLPGVSLSKAMEVNQLAGQKMKEFDELDIVVSRTGQTGVALDTRGVDKTGYVGILKPKGDWKRDISREELTNEMRESLESIPGLGFGFSQPIQCRIDELVAGTRAQLILKLFGEDIDILKNKSDEISKVLSSIEGGTDLLTEKVSGQPYLTVNIDRSKIARYGLNISDVQNVIEIAVAGKSASKFYEENRNFDITVRLPEEKRNSIEAIENILVPTKTGMNIPLAQLADVKMIEGPVQISRQDGIRRIGIEMNISGRDIGSFVAEAKEKIKANVQLPAGYFLTWGGQFENQQRAMNKLMIIGPVAVGLILLLLFVTFRSVRLALLVISNLPFALIGGVFSLYISGLYLSVPASVGFIVLFGVAVLNGVVLVSHISQLREEGIILQDAIRKGSLDRLRPVLMTASIAIFSLMPMLFASGAGSEIQKPLATVVVGGLITSTLLTLLIIPSVYSWFEKKQVEAEM; encoded by the coding sequence ATGTTAGAAAAAATAATTTCTTTGACGCTGAACCAGAAAGGAACTATCATTTTTCTTTCTCTTCTTATTGTCGCATTCGGATTGTATTCATATTTAACTTTACCAATTGATGCTTTCCCGGATGTAACAAACATTCAAGTTGAAGTAGTAAGCCATGCGGATGGACTGTCGGCTATCGAGATTGAAAGAAACGTTACGTATCCTATAGAGATGGCGATGCGCGGATTGCCGGATGTTGAACAAATGCGTTCGGTTACAAAGTTCGGACTTTCAATCGTGACTATAATTTTCAAAGACGACGTCGATATTTATTTTGCCCGCCAGTTGGTTTTTGAACGGTTAGCTGAGGCAAGGGAAAATGTTCCCAAAGGCGTTGAAGTCGCTTTGGGACCAATGGCAACGGTAATGGGAGAAATTTATCAGTACACACTCGAGGGTGAGATGCCGAAGGATTCTCTTCAAAAAATATCTTACTTAACAAACTTGAGAACAATTCAAGAGTGGATCATCACACCGCAATTTAAAAACGTTGCCGGAGTAAATGAAATCAATTCTTTCGGCGGTTACTTTAAGCAGTATCAAGTTATAGTATCACCCGAAAAATTACTGAAGTACGCAATAACAGCAGATGAGGTTTATTCCGCTATTGAGAATAACAATCAAAATGTTGGCGGAAATATTCTGGAAAGAAATTCCGATCAATATATCGTCCGCGGTGTTGGATTGATAAAAGATGTAAGCGATATAGAAAACATTGTGCTGAAATCCCACGAAGGAACACCGACTTACATAAGAGATGTTGCACAAGTTCAGATTGGCGAAGCAGTTCGGATGGGCGCAGCAATGATCAACGGTAATAATGAATGTGTCGGTGGTATAGTGATGATGCTTCGCGGTGAGAACAGCCGCGAAGTTGTTAAGCGAGTAGAAGATAAGGTTAGAGAAATAAATGAGAACAATATCCTTCCTGATGGAATTAAAATAGTGCCTTATTATGATAGAAGTGATATAGTTAACGCAAGCGTGAATACGGTAAACAAAGCGTTGATTGAGGGCGCTATTCTTGTGCTGATAGTATTGTATTTATTGCTAAGAAGTTTTAGAGGAAGCTTTGTTGTGTTGATTGCCCTGCCTCTTTCCCTCCTTGTTACATTTATCGTTATGAGGATTGTCGGATTGAGCGCGAACTTAATGTCGCTCGGCGGACTTGCGATCTCCATCGGGATGATCATAGATGCAACGATCATTCAAGTCGAAAATGTGCAGAGGCACCTCAGTGATGGCGGCAATAAACATCCAAAATTATTGACAGTTCTTAGAGCGGTGCTGGAAGTGAGAAAACCGAGTATCTTCGGAGAGCTTATCATTGCTATCACGTTCATTCCGATTCTTTCGTTGGAGGGAATTGAAGGAAAGATGTTCGGACCGCTTGCTGAAACAGTTGCGATAGCGCTTCTCTCATCATTGTTCCTTTCCATTTTTGTCATACCGGTTCTCTGCGCCATCTTTCTGAAACCTCAGCAGGAAAAAGAAAGCATCATCATGAAGTATGCAACAAAATATTATCTTCCGCTTTTAGAATATACCATGAAGAAAAAGATGCTGATCTTAACTATTTCCGGATTATTTTTAATTGCCACATTGTTCCTCTTCACAAGATTGGGAACCGAATTCATACCAATAATGGACGAGGGTGCGTTCGATATGGATGTTGCGTTGCTTCCGGGAGTTTCACTTTCGAAAGCTATGGAAGTAAATCAGCTTGCTGGTCAGAAAATGAAAGAATTTGACGAATTGGATATCGTCGTATCGCGAACCGGTCAAACGGGAGTTGCACTTGATACCCGCGGTGTAGATAAAACCGGTTACGTTGGAATCTTAAAACCAAAGGGCGATTGGAAGCGGGATATTTCCAGAGAAGAACTGACAAATGAGATGCGTGAATCTTTGGAATCGATACCGGGACTCGGTTTCGGATTCAGCCAGCCGATCCAGTGCAGAATTGACGAGTTGGTCGCCGGAACGCGCGCTCAATTGATTCTAAAACTGTTCGGTGAAGATATTGATATACTCAAAAATAAATCGGATGAAATTTCTAAAGTTCTGTCTTCAATCGAAGGAGGAACCGATTTGTTGACTGAAAAGGTTTCGGGACAGCCATACTTAACTGTAAACATTGACCGTTCGAAAATAGCTCGGTATGGATTGAACATAAGCGATGTTCAGAATGTCATAGAAATAGCTGTCGCCGGAAAATCTGCCTCCAAGTTTTATGAAGAGAACAGAAACTTTGATATCACCGTCCGTTTACCGGAAGAAAAAAGAAATTCGATTGAAGCGATAGAAAACATATTAGTTCCTACAAAAACGGGAATGAATATTCCTCTTGCGCAATTAGCCGACGTAAAAATGATCGAGGGACCGGTTCAGATAAGCAGGCAAGATGGAATAAGAAGAATCGGCATCGAGATGAACATCAGCGGAAGGGATATCGGAAGTTTTGTTGCCGAGGCAAAAGAAAAAATAAAAGCTAATGTTCAACTACCGGCAGGTTATTTTTTGACCTGGGGCGGACAGTTTGAAAATCAGCAGAGAGCAATGAACAAGCTCATGATCATCGGACCCGTTGCCGTCGGATTAATACTGCTTCTCTTATTTGTAACATTCAGGTCAGTTCGATTAGCGCTGTTAGTAATCTCGAACTTGCCCTTCGCTCTTATTGGTGGAGTTTTCTCTCTCTACATTTCCGGATTGTATTTATCTGTTCCGGCTTCAGTCGGATTTATTGTTTTGTTCGGCGTGGCTGTGCTAAACGGTGTTGTCTTGGTCTCACACATTTCACAATTGCGTGAAGAAGGAATTATTCTGCAAGACGCAATCAGAAAAGGTAGTCTTGACAGATTGCGGCCTGTGTTAATGACGGCATCAATTGCAATTTTCAGTCTTATGCCGATGCTCTTTGCAAGCGGAGCCGGATCGGAAATTCAAAAACCGCTTGCAACAGTAGTTGTTGGCGGATTGATTACTTCGACTTTGTTGACATTGTTAATCATTCCATCTGTTTACAGTTGGTTTGAGAAGAAACAAGTTGAAGCGGAAATGTAA
- a CDS encoding P-II family nitrogen regulator encodes MKEIKAIIRPFKLDDVITALHRIEGLPGVTISKIKGFGKSKAKDSKDAIREGLHDYVEKIKIELVVHDEMVDEVVSVIQKYSHTGNTGDGKIFIINIEDVIKIRTNERGEKAI; translated from the coding sequence ATGAAAGAGATTAAAGCAATAATAAGACCGTTCAAATTGGATGATGTAATCACTGCTCTTCATAGAATTGAAGGGTTACCGGGTGTTACTATTTCTAAGATTAAGGGATTTGGTAAATCAAAAGCGAAAGATTCGAAAGATGCAATCAGAGAAGGACTACACGATTATGTGGAAAAAATAAAAATAGAACTTGTTGTGCATGATGAAATGGTTGATGAGGTTGTAAGCGTGATACAGAAATATTCGCACACAGGAAATACGGGGGATGGAAAAATATTCATCATCAACATAGAAGACGTGATCAAGATCCGAACAAACGAGCGGGGTGAGAAAGCGATTTAG
- a CDS encoding tetratricopeptide repeat protein codes for MTIVISLYRITALVFLLWFLIPTNVIGQQRNTDSKKVMAQAEEYLNAGKFTSAVSLLDEIIATDSLNAKAFNLLGRAYLSTKQFQEAERFFKLALKIDERYVDANLGLAIALLSDGKANEAKRYALLALPDDSTKMDALNILGEITAGEEDIDGARRYYEQILKIDSTHYDALTNLGVLYQKAGSEVQALQYFQKAVKFHPMRPSAFHNLGVLYSVMGRLHEAIVTLNTAASIDSANPKSVRTLGIVYLQQGLFGEAIRTFQRALERDFFDIESRVGNALGYWLQQEYDSALREINDLASLGIRFNRMELFLANIYFQKKDYDRAIEFALEDHKQNPSQAEGHYLLFVLYRLKGEEERAIDEFKEASTIMEENPKASLFFSINSYFPTEERK; via the coding sequence ATGACTATCGTAATTAGTTTGTATCGAATTACAGCATTAGTATTCTTGCTATGGTTCCTAATCCCAACCAATGTGATTGGGCAACAGCGTAATACCGACAGTAAGAAAGTGATGGCGCAGGCTGAGGAATATCTAAATGCCGGAAAGTTCACGTCGGCAGTTTCTCTGCTTGATGAAATCATTGCAACTGATTCACTAAATGCGAAGGCGTTTAATCTTCTCGGTCGTGCATACCTTTCCACAAAGCAATTTCAGGAAGCAGAGCGATTCTTTAAACTTGCGCTCAAAATTGATGAACGGTATGTCGATGCGAATCTTGGCTTAGCTATTGCTCTTCTGTCCGATGGAAAGGCAAACGAGGCGAAAAGGTATGCCCTTCTTGCATTACCCGATGATTCAACGAAAATGGATGCGCTCAATATCCTCGGCGAAATAACAGCAGGAGAAGAAGATATTGATGGTGCACGCCGTTATTACGAACAAATCCTAAAGATAGATAGCACTCATTATGATGCTCTCACAAACCTCGGTGTGCTGTACCAGAAAGCCGGAAGTGAGGTGCAGGCGCTACAGTATTTTCAGAAAGCCGTAAAATTTCATCCGATGAGACCATCTGCTTTTCATAATCTTGGTGTGTTATACAGCGTCATGGGACGGTTACATGAAGCCATAGTAACTTTGAATACTGCTGCCTCCATTGATTCCGCAAATCCAAAGTCTGTTCGCACATTAGGGATAGTTTATTTGCAGCAAGGTCTATTCGGAGAAGCCATAAGAACGTTTCAAAGAGCTCTCGAACGAGACTTTTTCGATATCGAAAGCCGTGTTGGCAATGCGCTCGGATATTGGTTGCAGCAAGAGTACGACAGTGCGTTAAGGGAGATAAACGACCTTGCCTCGCTGGGAATTCGTTTCAACCGGATGGAATTGTTCCTTGCAAATATCTATTTTCAGAAAAAGGATTATGATCGGGCGATCGAGTTTGCCCTTGAGGATCACAAGCAGAATCCATCACAGGCTGAAGGACATTATTTGCTTTTCGTTCTCTATAGGCTGAAGGGTGAAGAGGAAAGAGCCATTGATGAGTTTAAGGAAGCCTCTACAATTATGGAGGAAAATCCTAAGGCTTCATTATTTTTCAGTATAAATAGTTACTTTCCTACTGAAGAGAGAAAGTGA
- a CDS encoding tetratricopeptide repeat protein has protein sequence MVKKKIEKTLSVPESRTRKPLPLLILLVIVVGFLGYAGVTLVNSLKAPDHVHSRDDNPDQVKQANQTEIMRLQKLIETGPNNVPALAQLGDLYLQQEEYTTAVKWFNKALTVDENNVRVLTGLGNAYRLSGKSDEGIALLRKSIAIDSSYAESWLLLGVVYRFEKNKPDSARWAWEKFLRLESTGENTERVKKELKTIIAEQPNRKILSQ, from the coding sequence ATGGTAAAAAAGAAAATAGAGAAAACGCTCTCTGTACCGGAGAGTCGGACAAGAAAACCGCTACCGTTACTAATCCTTTTGGTAATTGTGGTAGGATTTCTCGGGTACGCTGGCGTGACTCTCGTGAATAGTCTGAAAGCGCCAGACCACGTACATTCAAGAGACGACAATCCGGACCAGGTGAAGCAAGCAAACCAGACCGAGATCATGAGGTTGCAAAAGTTAATTGAGACTGGACCGAACAATGTACCCGCTTTGGCGCAACTCGGAGATTTGTATCTTCAACAGGAAGAATATACTACCGCAGTAAAATGGTTTAATAAAGCTCTTACTGTTGATGAAAACAATGTACGTGTCTTGACTGGCTTGGGTAATGCTTACCGTCTGTCTGGAAAATCGGATGAAGGTATAGCATTACTACGTAAATCAATCGCTATTGACTCTTCTTATGCAGAATCATGGTTGCTCCTTGGCGTTGTGTACCGCTTCGAGAAGAACAAGCCCGACAGCGCACGATGGGCATGGGAGAAATTTCTCAGACTTGAATCAACAGGTGAGAATACAGAACGAGTGAAGAAAGAATTAAAGACAATCATTGCAGAACAACCGAATCGTAAAATTCTTTCTCAATGA